In the genome of Populus trichocarpa isolate Nisqually-1 chromosome 6, P.trichocarpa_v4.1, whole genome shotgun sequence, one region contains:
- the LOC18099776 gene encoding uncharacterized protein LOC18099776, giving the protein MEEFLVPSPKDLAWKHCQMFEEGEKTRMKCIYCGEIFEGGGIHRFKEHLAGPKGGGPMCQSVPPDVRLLMQQDLDVITAKQNSQQLKIQEEESDVNLPLSDVGMFSNPLSNFESAPGMRRKKDVGWKHCEMLKNEKRVQIKCNYCAKLFKGGGIHRFKEHLAGRNSGGVPSCTRVPSDVRDLMEQHLSPIVVRQRKKRKSKREKLDDVDSPPGGEDVYIFADYSDDMITPLRAVAACNLVEVNSDFLLDGEGTSNGNLGTRKSAIAVAASDDADALIAMGSETADNPIHAIWGRFLYDIGASLDAMDSNFSQPLIDTVAYGRPGIAAPSHQDLRGRILKSLVEEVKSDINQYKTRWVKTGCSLLVEECNSESGVTTLNFLVYCSKGTVFLKSVDASNLIHSTDGLYELLKLMVEEVGAGNILQVITNGEEHYIAAGKKLMDTFPSLYWAPCAARCIDLILEDIGKLDWINTVLEQAKSVTRFVYNNSAVLNLMRKFTSGSDIVQQGITRSATNFTALKRMANFKLNLQTMVTSQEWMDCPYSKQPGGLAMVDIITNRSFWSSCILIIRLTSPLLQVLVIVSSEKRAAMGYVFSGIYRAKETIKKELVKREDYMVYWNIIDHRWEQQWQTPLHAAGFFFNPKFFYSIEGDMHNKILSRMFDCIERLVPDTEVQDKIVKELTLYKNAEGHLGKKLAIRARGTMLPTDWWSMYGGSCPNLARLAIRILSQTCSAIGCSHNHIPFEKVHRTRNFLQRQRLTDLVFVQYNLRLRQMVDGNKKQIPEDPISFDDVSLVEDWITQNELCLEDSGSSDWMSLVPRSVNTMPLAPSTDESEDVASGFDDFEIFNGS; this is encoded by the exons ATGGAGGAGTTTTTGGTACCATCACCAAAAGACCTGGCATGGAAACACTGTCAAATGTTTGAGGAAGGGGAAAAGACACGCATGAAATGTATATATTGTGGTGAAATATTTGAGGGTGGTGGGATTCATAGGTTTAAGGAGCATCTTGCCGGTCCCAAAGGTGGTGGGCCTATGTGCCAAAGTGTTCCACCTGATGTTCGGCTATTAATGCAACAAGATCTTGATGTGATTACCGCAAAGCAAAACAGCCAGCAACTGAAGATTCAGGAAGAAGAAAGTGATGTTAATTTGCCTCTTAGTGATGTAGGCATGTTTTCAAATCCCTTAAGTAATTTTGAATCAGCTCCGGGAATGCGAAGGAAAAAAGATGTGGGGTGGAAACATTGTGAAATGTTGAAAAACGAGAAACGGGTGCAGATAAAGTGTAATTATTGTGCCAAATTGTTTAAGGGTGGTGGCATTCATAGATTTAAGGAGCATCTTGCTGGTAGAAATAGTGGTGGGGTGCCTAGTTGTACACGAGTTCCATCCGATGTTCGGGACTTGATGGAACAACATTTAAGTCCAATTGTAGTGAGGCAAAGAAAGAAACGAAAGTCAAAACGAGAAAAATTAGACGATGTTGATTCACCTCCTGGTGGTGAAGATGTATACATATTTGCTGATTATAGTGATGACATGATCACCCCACTTCGAGCTGTTGCAGCCTGCAATTTAGTAGAAGTAAACTCAGATTTCTTACTGGATGGAGAAGGAACGAGTAATGGAAATTTGGGCACAAGAAAGAGCGCTATTGCTGTTGCAGCTTCAGATGATGCTGATGCTTTAATAGCAATGGGTTCAGAAACAGCAGATAATCCAATCCATGCGATATGGGGGCGGTTCTTGTATGATATAGGAGCTAGTTTAGATGCAATGGACTCAAATTTTTCCCAACCATTGATTGATACTGTTGCTTATGGGCGGCCAGGGATTGCTGCACCCTCACATCAAGATCTTCGTGGTCGGATATTGAAGAGTCTGGTCGAGGAAGTAAAAAGTGATATTAATCAATATAAGACAAGATGGGTGAAGACTGGCTGTTCTCTTTTGGTTGAAGAATGCAACTCAGAAAGTGGTGTAACTACACTAAATTTTTTGGTGTATTGCTCCAAAGGAACAGTATTTTTGAAATCTGTGGATGCATCAAATCTTATCCACTCAACAGATGGTCTGTATGAATTGCTTAAACTAATGGTGGAGGAAGTTGGAGCTGGAAACATTTTACAAGTAATTACTAATGGTGAAGAACATTATATTGCTGCTGGGAAAAAATTAATGGATACTTTCCCCTCCTTGTATTGGGCTCCCTGTGCAGCTCGTTGCATTGATCTGATACTGGAGGATATTGGAAAACTTGATTGGATAAATACAGTTCTTGAACAGGCTAAATCTGTCACGAGATTTGTCTACAATAACAGTGCAGTGTTGAACCTGATGAGGAAGTTTACTTCTGGTAGTGACATTGTGCAACAGGGTATAACACGCTCTGCTACCAACTTCACTGCATTGAAACGAATGGctaatttcaaacttaatttgcAAACCATGGTAACCTCACAGGAGTGGATGGACTGCCCTTATTCAAAGCAACCTGGAGGATTAGCAATGGTAGATATTATAACTAATCGGTCATTTTGGTCTTCATGCATCTTGATCATCCGTTTAACAAGTCCTCTCCTGCAAGTTTTGGTGATAGTTAGCAGTGAAAAGAGGGCTGCGATGGGATATGTTTTTTCAGGAATATATAGAGCCAAAGAAACCATTAAGAAAGAACTTGTGAAGAGAGAGGATTATATGGTCTACTGGAATATTATAGATCATAGGTGGGAACAACAATGGCAAACTCCTCTTCACGCTGCAGGTTTCTTCTTTAACCCCAAGTTCTTTTATAGCATTGAAGGAGATATGCACAATAAGATTTTGTCAAGGATGTTTGATTGCATCGAGAGATTGGTTCCTGATACTGAAGTCCAGGATAAGATTGTCAAAGAGTTAACCTTGTATAAAAATGCAGAAGGACACCTTGGGAAGAAGTTGGCAATCAGAGCTAGAGGAACTATGCTTCCTA CTGATTGGTGGTCTATGTATGGCGGATCTTGCCCAAATTTGGCACGTTTAGCTATTCGTATTCTCAGCCAAACCTGCAGTGCAATTGGGTGTAGCCATAATCATATTCCCTTTGAGAAGGTGCATCGCACAAGAAATTTCCTACAGCGTCAACGACTAACTGATCTTGTCTTTGTTCAGTACAACCTGCGTCTTAGACAAAT GGTTGATGGAAACAAAAAGCAGATTCCTGAGGACCCCATATCATTTGATGATGTCAGTCTTGTTGAAGACTGGATCACACAGAATGAGCTTTGCCTTGAAGACTCTGGGAGTTCAGATTGGATGTCACTAGTTCCACGTTCTGTTAATACAATGCCACTGGCACCATCAACTGATGAAAGTGAAGACGTCGCTTCTG GGTTTGATGATTTTGAGATCTTTAATGGATCTTAG
- the LOC7479604 gene encoding uncharacterized protein LOC7479604 isoform X2 translates to MEGETQVSSEVPVVKGDPDVADLIKLTNGDLTHVEKEGRKEEDETDGEFIKVEKESLDVKDGGSHTAEVKSAGEADKPSVVERSLSGSTRELLEAQEKLKELELELERVSAALKHSESENTLLKDDVLLANEKLDESGKKYGELEISHKKLQEQIIEAEEKFSAQLHTLQEALQAKETKHKELVEVKESFDGITLELENSRKKMQELEHELEVSSGEAKKFEELHKESGLHAESETQRALEFERLLEAAKLSAKEMENQMATLQEEVKGLYEKVAGNLKVEGALKSTTAELSAANEELAASKSQQLDIEQRLSSKEALIGELTQELDLKKASESQVKEDFLALENLLTATKEDLQAKVSEMEGMKLRLQEEINTRESVEAGLKTHEAQVATVQEELAKVLKEKEALEAAMADLTSNAAQMKELCGELEEKLKTSDENFCKADSLLSQALSNSAELEQKLKFLEDLHSESGAAAATASQKNLELEDLIRASNEAAEEAKSQLRELEIRFVAAEKKNVELEQQLNLVELKSSDAERQVREFSEKISELSTTLKEVEGEKNQLSAQMEEYQEKISHLESSLNQSSSRNSELEEELKIAKEKCAGHEDRAKMHYQRSLELEDLFQTSHSRLEDAGKKASEFVLLLEAEKYRIKELEEQNSAFEKKCVDAEADSRKYLDKISELASEIEAYQAKSSSLEVSLQMAGEKETELTELLNLVTDEKKRLEEASSSSNEKLSEAENLVGVLRNELIVMQEKLESIENDLKAAGLKESDIMVKLKSAEEQLEQQEKLLEEATSRKSELESLHEALTRDSEIKLQEALTNFTNRDSEAKSLFEKLNTLEDQVKEYKEQITEVTGRSALLKEELDLCLLKMVALETSNEELKSQIVEAETKFSNSFSENELLVETNNQLKSKIDELQELLNSAVSEKEATSQQLASHASTITELTDKHSRAIELHSATESRMMHAETQLQEAIQSLTLKDVETRDLNEKLKALEGQVKLYEEQAHEASTISESRKGELEETLLKVTHLETVLEELKTKSGHFEKESGVLAEDNLKLTQELASYESKLRDLEAKLSTILSEKDGTIEQLHISKKAFEDLRQQLTDEGQKLQSQISSVLEESNLLNETYQHEKKELQSVIIQLEEELKGQKANEDAMKSEIESLKAEVAEKSALQTSLEELEKQLTTAAVELKEQKEANSQKLEKEAALKKSFADLEAKNKEVSHLENQVKELEQKLQEADAKLLEKGDGSSPAEQKGVEIKSRDISAAISTPTKRKSKKKLEAASAQASSSSETHTQTADVSPAMNFKFILGVALVSIIIGVILGKRY, encoded by the exons ATGGAAGGAGAGACACAAGTCAGTTCAGAAGTTCCAGTTGTGAAGGGTGATCCTGATGTTGCTGATCTTATTAAG CTTACAAATGGAGACTTGACGCATGTAGAAAAGGAAGGGAGGAAGGAAGAGGATGAAACTGATGGAGAATTCATCAAAGTGGAGAAGGAATCACTTGATGTGAAGGATGGTGGTTCTCATACCGCTGAGGTGAAATCTGCTGGGGAGGCTGATAAGCCATCTGTCGTGGAAAGAAGTTTAAGCGGTTCGACCAGAGAATTGCTAGAGGCCCAAGAGAAGCTGAAGGAACTTGAGCTCGAATTGGAAAGAGTATCCGCAGCATTAAAGCATTCTGAATCCGAGAATACACTGCTGAAGGATGATGTCTTGCTGGCCAATGAGAAGTTGGATGAAAGTGGAAAGAAGTATGGAGAGCTTGAAATCAGTCACAAGAAATTGCAAGAGCAGATAATTGAAGCTGAGGAGAAATTTAGTGCACAGCTCCACACTTTGCAAGAAGCTTTACAAGCAAAAGAAACCAAGCATAAGGAATTGGTTGAGGTTAAGGAATCATTTGATGGTATCACCCTTGAACTCGAGAATTCAAGAAAGAAGATGCAAGAGTTGGAGCATGAGCTGGAAGTATCTTCTGGTGAGGCAAAGAAGTTTGAGGAGCTGCACAAAGAAAGTGGTTTGCATGCTGAATCCGAGACGCAGAGGGCCTTGGAGTTTGAAAGGCTGCTTGAGGCGGCAAAACTGAGtgcaaaagaaatggaaaatcaGATGGCTACTCTTCAGGAGGAAGTCAAGGGCCTGTACGAGAAGGTTGCAGGGAATCTGAAAGTTGAAGGGGCACTTAAGAGCACGACAGCAGAACTTTCAGCAGCTAATGAAGAGTTGGCTGCTTCAAAATCACAGCAGCTGGACATAGAGCAAAGACTTTCTTCAAAAGAGGCTCTCATCGGCGAACTGACCCAGGAATTGGACCTCAAGAAAGCTTCAGAATCTCAGGTGAAGGAAGATTTCTTGGCTCTTGAGAATTTGCTCACTGCAACTAAAGAAGATCTTCAAGCAAAGGTTTCGGAGATGGAAGGCATGAAGCTGAGGTTGCAGGAAGAAATCAACACAAGGGAATCAGTTGAGGCTGGGCTTAAAACCCATGAAGCACAGGTCGCAACTGTACAGGAAGAATTGGCTAAAGtactgaaagaaaaagaagctcTAGAAGCAGCCATGGCGGATCTCACAAGTAATGCAGCACAGATGAAAGAGTTGTGCGGTGAGCTTGAGGAAAAGTTGAAAACTTCAGATGAGAATTTCTGTAAAGCAGATTCTCTTTTGTCCCAAGCTTTGTCAAACAGTGCAGAGCTAGAACAGAAGTTGAAGTTTCTGGAAGATCTCCACAGTGAATCTGGAGCTGCTGCAGCAACTGCCTCTCAAAAGAACCTGGAGCTTGAGGATTTAATCCGAGCTTCAAATGAAGCAGCAGAAGAGGCAAAATCACAACTGAGAGAGCTTGAGATACGGTTCGTTGCAGCAGAGAAGAAGAATGTGGAACTTGAGCAACAGTTAAATTTGGTCGAACTAAAAAGCAGTGATGCTGAGAGACAGGTGAGAGAATTCTCAGAGAAAATATCTGAACTCAGTACTACACTGAAAGAGGTAGAGGGGGAAAAGAATCAGTTGAGTGCCCAGATGGAGGAATACCAGGAAAAGATAAGCCACCTTGAATCTTCCCTGAATCAATCATCATCTCGGAATTCAGAACTTGAGGAGGAGTTGaaaattgcaaaagaaaaatgtGCTGGGCATGAGGACCGAGCAAAAATGCACTATCAGCGCAGCCTTGAACTTGAAGATTTGTTCCAGACATCTCATTCCAGATTAGAGGATGCTGGAAAAAAGGCAAGTGAGTTTGTGCTGTTGCTTGAAGCAGAAAAGTACCGAATCAAGGAACTTGAAGAGCAGAACAGTGCATTTGAAAAGAAATGTGTGGATGCAGAAGCAGATTCCCGTAAATACTTAGATAAGATATCTGAACTAGCATCTGAAATTGAGGCTTACCAAGCAAAGTCATCAAGCCTTGAAGTTTCGCTGCAGATGGCTGGGGAGAAGGAGACAGAGCTAACAGAATTACTGAATTTGGTCactgatgaaaagaaaaggctgGAAGAGGCATCAAGCAGTTCCAATGAGAAGCTGAGTGAAGCTGAGAATCTTGTGGGAGTGTTGCGTAATGAATTGATCGTGATGCAAGAGAAGTTGGAAAGCATTGAAAATGATCTAAAGGCTGCTGGATTGAAAGAAAGTGATATAATGGTGAAGCTCAAATCTGCAGAGGAGCAACTTGAGCAACAAGAGAAATTATTAGAGGAAGCCACTTCTAGAAAGTCAGAGCTTGAGTCATTACACGAAGCCCTAAcaagggattcagaaatcaaacTTCAAGAAGCATTAACAAATTTCACTAACAGGGATTCTGAAGCAAAATCCCTGTTTGAGAAACTGAATACCCTTGAAGACCAAGTAAAGGAATACAAGGAGCAGATAACTGAAGTAACTGGAAGGTCTGCACTTTTGAAGGAAGAATTGGACTTGTGCTTGTTAAAAATGGTAGCTTTGGAAACCTCCAATGAAGAACTCAAAAGTCAGATAGTGGAAGCAGAAACCAAGTTTTCCAACTCCTTCTCAGAGAATGAACTCTTAGTTGAGACGAACAATCAACTGAAAAGCAAGATTGATGAACTTCAGGAATTGCTAAATTCTGCCGTTTCTGAGAAGGAAGCCACATCTCAACAACTTGCTTCTCACGCAAGCACTATCACAGAACTAACAGACAAGCACTCAAGAGCCATAGAACTTCATTCTGCAACTGAGTCGCGAATGATGCACGCTGAAACACAATTACAAGAGGCCATTCAGAGCCTCACTCTGAAGGATGTAGAAACGAGAGATTTGAATGAGAAGCTAAAAGCACTTGAGGGGCAAGTAAAACTGTATGAAGAACAGGCTCATGAAGCATCCACAATTTCTGAATCTCGAAAAGGCGAGCTGGAAGAGACTCTCCTGAAAGTAACACATCTGGAAACTGTTTTAGAGGAACTTAAAACAAAGTCAGGTCACTTTGAAAAAGAGAGTGGTGTGCTAGCTGAGGATAATTTGAAGCTCACTCAGGAGCTAGCCTCATATGAGTCCAAACTCAGAGATTTAGAAGCAAAACTATCTACAATCCTTTCTGAGAAGGATGGAACTATTGAGCAGCTTCACATTTCAAAGAAGGCCTTTGAGGATTTGCGGCAGCAGCTTACTGATGAAGGGCAGAAATTACAGTCTCAG ATATCTTCAGTTTTGGAAGAGAGCAACCTGCTCAATGAAACATATCAACATGAAAAGAAGGAACTTCAGTCAGTGATCATTCAGCTCGAGGAAGAACTGAAGGGACAGAAGGCCAATGAAGATGCCATGAAATCTGAGATTGAAAGTCTCAAGGCTGAGGTTGCTGAGAAGTCAGCATTGCAAACTTCTCTCGAGgaacttgaaaaacaattgaCGACTGCTGCAGTTGAACTAAAAGAACAG AAAGAAGCAAATTCTCAAAAGCTGGAAAAAGAAGCAGCTCTGAAGAAATCCTTTGCAGACCTTGAAGCCAAGAACAAAGAAGTGTCACATCTAGAGAACCAAGTGAAGGAACTTGAGCAGAAACTGCAAGAGGCTGATGCTAAATTATTGGAAAAG GGTGATGGAAGCAGTCCAGCTGAACAGAAAGGAGTAGAGATCAAATCCAGAGATATCAGCGCCGCCATTTCTACTCCCACAAAAAGAAAGAGCAAGAAAAAGTTAGAAGCTGCATCTGCGCAAGCCTCATCCTCTTCTGAAACACATACTCAAACTGCCGATGTTTCGCCTGCCATGAACTTTAAATTCATCTTGGGAGTGGCCTTGGTATCTATCATCATTGGTGTAATTCTTGGGAAGCGTTATTAG
- the LOC7479604 gene encoding uncharacterized protein LOC7479604 isoform X1: MEGETQVSSEVPVVKGDPDVADLIKLTNGDLTHVEKEGRKEEDETDGEFIKVEKESLDVKDGGSHTAEVKSAGEADKPSVVERSLSGSTRELLEAQEKLKELELELERVSAALKHSESENTLLKDDVLLANEKLDESGKKYGELEISHKKLQEQIIEAEEKFSAQLHTLQEALQAKETKHKELVEVKESFDGITLELENSRKKMQELEHELEVSSGEAKKFEELHKESGLHAESETQRALEFERLLEAAKLSAKEMENQMATLQEEVKGLYEKVAGNLKVEGALKSTTAELSAANEELAASKSQQLDIEQRLSSKEALIGELTQELDLKKASESQVKEDFLALENLLTATKEDLQAKVSEMEGMKLRLQEEINTRESVEAGLKTHEAQVATVQEELAKVLKEKEALEAAMADLTSNAAQMKELCGELEEKLKTSDENFCKADSLLSQALSNSAELEQKLKFLEDLHSESGAAAATASQKNLELEDLIRASNEAAEEAKSQLRELEIRFVAAEKKNVELEQQLNLVELKSSDAERQVREFSEKISELSTTLKEVEGEKNQLSAQMEEYQEKISHLESSLNQSSSRNSELEEELKIAKEKCAGHEDRAKMHYQRSLELEDLFQTSHSRLEDAGKKASEFVLLLEAEKYRIKELEEQNSAFEKKCVDAEADSRKYLDKISELASEIEAYQAKSSSLEVSLQMAGEKETELTELLNLVTDEKKRLEEASSSSNEKLSEAENLVGVLRNELIVMQEKLESIENDLKAAGLKESDIMVKLKSAEEQLEQQEKLLEEATSRKSELESLHEALTRDSEIKLQEALTNFTNRDSEAKSLFEKLNTLEDQVKEYKEQITEVTGRSALLKEELDLCLLKMVALETSNEELKSQIVEAETKFSNSFSENELLVETNNQLKSKIDELQELLNSAVSEKEATSQQLASHASTITELTDKHSRAIELHSATESRMMHAETQLQEAIQSLTLKDVETRDLNEKLKALEGQVKLYEEQAHEASTISESRKGELEETLLKVTHLETVLEELKTKSGHFEKESGVLAEDNLKLTQELASYESKLRDLEAKLSTILSEKDGTIEQLHISKKAFEDLRQQLTDEGQKLQSQISSVLEESNLLNETYQHEKKELQSVIIQLEEELKGQKANEDAMKSEIESLKAEVAEKSALQTSLEELEKQLTTAAVELKEQKEANSQKLEKEAALKKSFADLEAKNKEVSHLENQVKELEQKLQEADAKLLEKQGDGSSPAEQKGVEIKSRDISAAISTPTKRKSKKKLEAASAQASSSSETHTQTADVSPAMNFKFILGVALVSIIIGVILGKRY, translated from the exons ATGGAAGGAGAGACACAAGTCAGTTCAGAAGTTCCAGTTGTGAAGGGTGATCCTGATGTTGCTGATCTTATTAAG CTTACAAATGGAGACTTGACGCATGTAGAAAAGGAAGGGAGGAAGGAAGAGGATGAAACTGATGGAGAATTCATCAAAGTGGAGAAGGAATCACTTGATGTGAAGGATGGTGGTTCTCATACCGCTGAGGTGAAATCTGCTGGGGAGGCTGATAAGCCATCTGTCGTGGAAAGAAGTTTAAGCGGTTCGACCAGAGAATTGCTAGAGGCCCAAGAGAAGCTGAAGGAACTTGAGCTCGAATTGGAAAGAGTATCCGCAGCATTAAAGCATTCTGAATCCGAGAATACACTGCTGAAGGATGATGTCTTGCTGGCCAATGAGAAGTTGGATGAAAGTGGAAAGAAGTATGGAGAGCTTGAAATCAGTCACAAGAAATTGCAAGAGCAGATAATTGAAGCTGAGGAGAAATTTAGTGCACAGCTCCACACTTTGCAAGAAGCTTTACAAGCAAAAGAAACCAAGCATAAGGAATTGGTTGAGGTTAAGGAATCATTTGATGGTATCACCCTTGAACTCGAGAATTCAAGAAAGAAGATGCAAGAGTTGGAGCATGAGCTGGAAGTATCTTCTGGTGAGGCAAAGAAGTTTGAGGAGCTGCACAAAGAAAGTGGTTTGCATGCTGAATCCGAGACGCAGAGGGCCTTGGAGTTTGAAAGGCTGCTTGAGGCGGCAAAACTGAGtgcaaaagaaatggaaaatcaGATGGCTACTCTTCAGGAGGAAGTCAAGGGCCTGTACGAGAAGGTTGCAGGGAATCTGAAAGTTGAAGGGGCACTTAAGAGCACGACAGCAGAACTTTCAGCAGCTAATGAAGAGTTGGCTGCTTCAAAATCACAGCAGCTGGACATAGAGCAAAGACTTTCTTCAAAAGAGGCTCTCATCGGCGAACTGACCCAGGAATTGGACCTCAAGAAAGCTTCAGAATCTCAGGTGAAGGAAGATTTCTTGGCTCTTGAGAATTTGCTCACTGCAACTAAAGAAGATCTTCAAGCAAAGGTTTCGGAGATGGAAGGCATGAAGCTGAGGTTGCAGGAAGAAATCAACACAAGGGAATCAGTTGAGGCTGGGCTTAAAACCCATGAAGCACAGGTCGCAACTGTACAGGAAGAATTGGCTAAAGtactgaaagaaaaagaagctcTAGAAGCAGCCATGGCGGATCTCACAAGTAATGCAGCACAGATGAAAGAGTTGTGCGGTGAGCTTGAGGAAAAGTTGAAAACTTCAGATGAGAATTTCTGTAAAGCAGATTCTCTTTTGTCCCAAGCTTTGTCAAACAGTGCAGAGCTAGAACAGAAGTTGAAGTTTCTGGAAGATCTCCACAGTGAATCTGGAGCTGCTGCAGCAACTGCCTCTCAAAAGAACCTGGAGCTTGAGGATTTAATCCGAGCTTCAAATGAAGCAGCAGAAGAGGCAAAATCACAACTGAGAGAGCTTGAGATACGGTTCGTTGCAGCAGAGAAGAAGAATGTGGAACTTGAGCAACAGTTAAATTTGGTCGAACTAAAAAGCAGTGATGCTGAGAGACAGGTGAGAGAATTCTCAGAGAAAATATCTGAACTCAGTACTACACTGAAAGAGGTAGAGGGGGAAAAGAATCAGTTGAGTGCCCAGATGGAGGAATACCAGGAAAAGATAAGCCACCTTGAATCTTCCCTGAATCAATCATCATCTCGGAATTCAGAACTTGAGGAGGAGTTGaaaattgcaaaagaaaaatgtGCTGGGCATGAGGACCGAGCAAAAATGCACTATCAGCGCAGCCTTGAACTTGAAGATTTGTTCCAGACATCTCATTCCAGATTAGAGGATGCTGGAAAAAAGGCAAGTGAGTTTGTGCTGTTGCTTGAAGCAGAAAAGTACCGAATCAAGGAACTTGAAGAGCAGAACAGTGCATTTGAAAAGAAATGTGTGGATGCAGAAGCAGATTCCCGTAAATACTTAGATAAGATATCTGAACTAGCATCTGAAATTGAGGCTTACCAAGCAAAGTCATCAAGCCTTGAAGTTTCGCTGCAGATGGCTGGGGAGAAGGAGACAGAGCTAACAGAATTACTGAATTTGGTCactgatgaaaagaaaaggctgGAAGAGGCATCAAGCAGTTCCAATGAGAAGCTGAGTGAAGCTGAGAATCTTGTGGGAGTGTTGCGTAATGAATTGATCGTGATGCAAGAGAAGTTGGAAAGCATTGAAAATGATCTAAAGGCTGCTGGATTGAAAGAAAGTGATATAATGGTGAAGCTCAAATCTGCAGAGGAGCAACTTGAGCAACAAGAGAAATTATTAGAGGAAGCCACTTCTAGAAAGTCAGAGCTTGAGTCATTACACGAAGCCCTAAcaagggattcagaaatcaaacTTCAAGAAGCATTAACAAATTTCACTAACAGGGATTCTGAAGCAAAATCCCTGTTTGAGAAACTGAATACCCTTGAAGACCAAGTAAAGGAATACAAGGAGCAGATAACTGAAGTAACTGGAAGGTCTGCACTTTTGAAGGAAGAATTGGACTTGTGCTTGTTAAAAATGGTAGCTTTGGAAACCTCCAATGAAGAACTCAAAAGTCAGATAGTGGAAGCAGAAACCAAGTTTTCCAACTCCTTCTCAGAGAATGAACTCTTAGTTGAGACGAACAATCAACTGAAAAGCAAGATTGATGAACTTCAGGAATTGCTAAATTCTGCCGTTTCTGAGAAGGAAGCCACATCTCAACAACTTGCTTCTCACGCAAGCACTATCACAGAACTAACAGACAAGCACTCAAGAGCCATAGAACTTCATTCTGCAACTGAGTCGCGAATGATGCACGCTGAAACACAATTACAAGAGGCCATTCAGAGCCTCACTCTGAAGGATGTAGAAACGAGAGATTTGAATGAGAAGCTAAAAGCACTTGAGGGGCAAGTAAAACTGTATGAAGAACAGGCTCATGAAGCATCCACAATTTCTGAATCTCGAAAAGGCGAGCTGGAAGAGACTCTCCTGAAAGTAACACATCTGGAAACTGTTTTAGAGGAACTTAAAACAAAGTCAGGTCACTTTGAAAAAGAGAGTGGTGTGCTAGCTGAGGATAATTTGAAGCTCACTCAGGAGCTAGCCTCATATGAGTCCAAACTCAGAGATTTAGAAGCAAAACTATCTACAATCCTTTCTGAGAAGGATGGAACTATTGAGCAGCTTCACATTTCAAAGAAGGCCTTTGAGGATTTGCGGCAGCAGCTTACTGATGAAGGGCAGAAATTACAGTCTCAG ATATCTTCAGTTTTGGAAGAGAGCAACCTGCTCAATGAAACATATCAACATGAAAAGAAGGAACTTCAGTCAGTGATCATTCAGCTCGAGGAAGAACTGAAGGGACAGAAGGCCAATGAAGATGCCATGAAATCTGAGATTGAAAGTCTCAAGGCTGAGGTTGCTGAGAAGTCAGCATTGCAAACTTCTCTCGAGgaacttgaaaaacaattgaCGACTGCTGCAGTTGAACTAAAAGAACAG AAAGAAGCAAATTCTCAAAAGCTGGAAAAAGAAGCAGCTCTGAAGAAATCCTTTGCAGACCTTGAAGCCAAGAACAAAGAAGTGTCACATCTAGAGAACCAAGTGAAGGAACTTGAGCAGAAACTGCAAGAGGCTGATGCTAAATTATTGGAAAAG CAGGGTGATGGAAGCAGTCCAGCTGAACAGAAAGGAGTAGAGATCAAATCCAGAGATATCAGCGCCGCCATTTCTACTCCCACAAAAAGAAAGAGCAAGAAAAAGTTAGAAGCTGCATCTGCGCAAGCCTCATCCTCTTCTGAAACACATACTCAAACTGCCGATGTTTCGCCTGCCATGAACTTTAAATTCATCTTGGGAGTGGCCTTGGTATCTATCATCATTGGTGTAATTCTTGGGAAGCGTTATTAG